From the genome of Syntrophorhabdaceae bacterium:
AGCGGTCTGCTGCCCGAGTTCGGCACGGGTCATGCCTTCTTCAGGGAGGCTTAAAGGGAAAAAAGCCGTCCAGTTCCTCGATGAGATGTTCAGCGGTAATCCCCTGAAAAAGACGATGGCCATTGCCGTTCTCAATGCCCTCTCTTCCCTGTGCTGGAAAAGGCAACCGCCTGAAACCTACAGAATCAGGACCGGGATTGACGCCCTCGAGGAAATGGTTATTCCTGGTGATGGGTTTGTCGTCGTGGTAGGGGCCCTCGTTCCGGCCATCAAGGCATTGAAGCAACGAGGCAAGCCTTTTGCAATTCTCGAACTGGACCCGTCAACGCTCAAGGGTGATGAGCTCGAGTTCTTCGTGCCTTTCGAAAAAGCGTCTGAGGCAGTTCCCAAAGCGGATTTGCTCGTCATCACGGGGACAACCCTTATCAACGATACCCTCGAAGGCCTTCTGGAAATGAGAAAGCCGGGGGCCGAGATCATCGTGGTCGGTCCTACCGCAAGCATGCTCCCCGGCGCCTTTTTCAGAAGAGGCGTCAGCCTGATCGGCGGCGTCATGGTGACCGACGCCGACAGGGTACTCAACGTCG
Proteins encoded in this window:
- a CDS encoding DUF364 domain-containing protein — translated: MELTFRPGDILKETREAISTALGNTVETLTVERTVIGLFFTGVKLNTGEGGLCFTPIKTIPEAVCCPSSARVMPSSGRLKGKKAVQFLDEMFSGNPLKKTMAIAVLNALSSLCWKRQPPETYRIRTGIDALEEMVIPGDGFVVVVGALVPAIKALKQRGKPFAILELDPSTLKGDELEFFVPFEKASEAVPKADLLVITGTTLINDTLEGLLEMRKPGAEIIVVGPTASMLPGAFFRRGVSLIGGVMVTDADRVLNVAAEAGSGYHFFGKGAERVVIQSAQ